From the Candidatus Methylomirabilis sp. genome, the window AGCTAAGAAAATATCTATCGAAATCTATAGCGTCTGTTGCGTCCGGAGGGCCCGGAGGGCCATAACTATTATCGGAGCGATATCGAGTGCGAGGCGGCAGTCTAACCATGTTCGAGAGAGCCGATAGATGAAGGTCGCAGTCCTGAAGGAGATCGAGCCCGGCGAAAAGCGCGTCGCGATTATCCCGGAAACGGTCAAGCGATTGGCCAAGAAGGGGATTGAGGTCGGCGTAGAGTCCGGCGCCGGTGAAGGATCGTGCTTCCGGGATGGGGAGTACGAGGAGGCCGGCGCCACAATAGAGCCTTCGGCGGAAGCGCTGCTTGCTACCACAGATGTGGTCATCAAGATTCAGCGCCCTACCCCTGCGGAAATACTGAAGATTCGGGAGGGTACGACGATCATCAGTTTTCTCTATCCGCTTTTCAACCTTGACCTCGTGAACACCCTTGCCGGCCGCAAGATCACCGCAATTGCGGTGGACAGCATCCCTCGGACCACGCTCGCACAGATGATGGATGTCCTGAGCTCACAGGCGACGATTGCGGGATACTATGCGGTGATCATGGCGGCGTACGCGCTTCCGAAGTTCTTTCCAATGCTGATGACCGCAGCGGGCACGATTGCGCCGGCCAAGGTGCTGATTCTGGGCGCCGGTGTAGCCGGGCTTCAGGCCATCGCCACCGCAAAGCGGCTCGGCGCCTCAGTCGAGGCGTTCGACACGCGAAAGGTGGTGAGGCAGCAGGTAGAAAGTCTTGGGGCGCGGTTCGTTGAGGTGGACATCGCCGAGGATGCGCAGACGGCGACCGGGTATGCGAAGGAGCTTTCTGAGGATTATAAACGGCGACAGACGGAGCTCATACACCGGCATATCGCCAAATCCGACGTCTGCATTACAACAGCGCTCATCCCCGGCCAGCGCGCGCCCATCCTGATCACGGAAGAGATGGTCCAGGCCATGAGATTCGGGTCGGTGATCGTGGACCTCGCAGCGGAGCAGGGGGGTAACTGTGCCCTGACCGAGCCTGGAAATGAAGTAGTGAAGCATGGGGTGACGATCATCGGCCGCTTGAATCTTCCGAGCCGCCTGGCGGTGCATGCGAGCCAGATGTACTCGCGCAACATGGAGAAGCTCCTTCTGCACCTGATGGGCGACGGCGGGTTGAAGATCAATCTCCAGGAGGAGATCACGGCAGGGTGCGTGATCACTATGGGGGGAGAGGCTGTACACCCGAAGGTCAAGGAACTCCTGTCTCGGAAAGGGGAATCCCATGCAAGCTGAACTCCTGTTCGGCTTCTACATCTTCATGCTGGCCGCGTTTCTTGGATTGCAGGTCATCTCAAAGGTGCCGCCGCTGCTGCATACGCCCCTTATGTCCGCCACGAACGCGATCTCGGGCATTTCACTGGTTGGTTCGCTGGTGGCGGCAGGGGCCCATTACAATCCGGTCAGCACGGTTCTGGGATTCATCGCGGTCACGGCAGCCACGATTAATGTGGTCGGCGGCTTCATGATTACGGATCGAATGCTCAAGATGTTCAAGAAAAAGGATGGGAAGAAGCCGTGAGCGCCACGCTGATACAGCTCACCTACTTCGCCGCGTCCGCGCTGTTTATCCTGGGGTTGAAGGCCCTGGGCTCTCCTGAAACGGCCCGACGAGGCAATATCCTTGCCGCGGCGGGAATGTTTCTGGCCATCGTAGGGACGCTTGTTCACCAGGATATCGTCAGTTACGAATGGATTATCGTGGGGATGGTGATCGGATCGGCGATCGGGGCAGTGATGGCGATCTTCATGCCGATGACGGCGATGCCCGAGCGGATTGCGCTCTCCCACGCATTCGGCGGATTGGCTGCTGCGTTTGTCGGGGTGTCCGAATATTACCGCCAGGGCGCAGAGATGGAACTCATCCACACTGTGCCTGTCGGGTTTGAGGTTATCTTCGGGGCCTTGACCTTTACGGGTAGTTTGATGGCCTTCGGGAAGCTGTCCGGATGGGTGACCCAGGTTCCGGTGACATATAAGTTTCAGAATCAATCGAACCTCTCCCTGTTTGGAATCGTGCTGGCGCTGTACATTGCGTGGCTGTTTACTCCAGCCTATCCCGTTTTATTTTACATCATGATGGGGCTGGCCTTCCTGATTGGCGTGCTCATGGTGCTTCCCATCGGCGGGGCGGATATGCCGGTTGTCATCTGCCTGCTGAACTCGTATGCCGGTCTGGCTGCGTCGGCCACAGGATTCGTTCTGTCGAACAACATCTTGATTATTGCCGGCTCGCTTGATGGAGCCTCCGGTTTCATCCTGTCGATGATGATGAGCAAGGCGATGAACCGTTCTTTCTCGAATGTGCTTTTCGGGGCCTTCGGCGCGGTGGCCGAGACGGCCGCCCCTGGGACGACGACTGCCGTCGGGAGTGTCAATGAGGGGACGGTTGATGATGCGGCGACCGTCCTGCGAAACGCGCAACGGGTCATCGTCGTTCCGGGCTACGGAATGGCGGTATCCCAGGCCCAACATGCCCTGCGAGAGTTGGCCGACCTGCTGGACTCGGACGGCACCACAGTGAAATACGCGATCCATCCGGTGGCGGGCCGTATGCCTGGCCACATGAATGTTCTGTTGGCCGAGGCCAACGTGCCGTATGACCAGATCTTCGACCTTGAGGATATCAATGACGAGTTTTCCAAGACGGACGCGGTGATTGTCATTGGCGCGAACGATGTCGTCAATCCTGCCGCGAAAACGAACTCGTCGAGCCCAATCTACGGGATGCCGGTTCTGAATGTGGAGGAGGCGCGCACGGTCATCGTGCTCAAGCGCAGCATGAGCGCCGGCTTTGCAGGCATCGACAATGAGCTCTTCGCACTGCCGAATACCATGATGGTGTTCGGCGACGCGAAGCAGACAGTCACAAAGATGGTACAGGCGCTGAAGAATTAGGCAGTGAGCCGCGGTAATTTCGGGCGTCCAGGGCCGAAACGATCTATCTAGCCTCCGGAAAAACTGTCTGCGCCTTCCACCATTCATCCCTTCTGATCGCCGCATCGGTCGACATCGCCATCATATTGCCTGGTCCGTGAAGGGTGACGGGGAAACTCGGGATGGATATCCTGATCGCGGGAGTCAGTGCGCGCGGCCTGGTGGAGTCGGCGATTCGGAGCGGACTGCATCATCGAATCGTTGCGGTCGACTACTTCGGGGATTTCGATCTGGGACTGCTCTGTACGCATCGCTCGATTAAGAACGATCTGAACCTCTCGTATGAGGCCCACCACCTGATCACCGCATCTTCATGCTTGGCGTGGGGCGCCCTTGCCTATGTCGCGAACCTGGAAAACTATCCATCAGTGGTTGAGGTGATGGCCGGCGGGAAGCCGATCCTGGGCAACAGCCCTGCTGTCCTGTCGTCGGTGAGAGATCCTGCCGGATTCTTCGGGTTTCTTACGCGAGCCGCCATTCCTGCGCCAAAGATCGCCTTTGACCCCAGCCGCCTCAACTTCGATTCTGATACCCTGTGGCTACGCAAGCCGCTACAAAGTGGGGGCGGCCATGGGATCGCTCTTCACTTGCCAGGGGATCACCTTGAGGATGGTTTTTTTCTTCAGGAGTACCTGGACGGCCTGCCGTGTGGCGCGGTGTTCGCTGCGGATGGTTGGGATGCGTGTCTGCTGGGTATCTCCGAGCAGCTTATTGGTCGGACAGAGTTCGGG encodes:
- a CDS encoding Re/Si-specific NAD(P)(+) transhydrogenase subunit alpha; translation: MKVAVLKEIEPGEKRVAIIPETVKRLAKKGIEVGVESGAGEGSCFRDGEYEEAGATIEPSAEALLATTDVVIKIQRPTPAEILKIREGTTIISFLYPLFNLDLVNTLAGRKITAIAVDSIPRTTLAQMMDVLSSQATIAGYYAVIMAAYALPKFFPMLMTAAGTIAPAKVLILGAGVAGLQAIATAKRLGASVEAFDTRKVVRQQVESLGARFVEVDIAEDAQTATGYAKELSEDYKRRQTELIHRHIAKSDVCITTALIPGQRAPILITEEMVQAMRFGSVIVDLAAEQGGNCALTEPGNEVVKHGVTIIGRLNLPSRLAVHASQMYSRNMEKLLLHLMGDGGLKINLQEEITAGCVITMGGEAVHPKVKELLSRKGESHAS
- a CDS encoding NAD(P) transhydrogenase subunit alpha, whose product is MQAELLFGFYIFMLAAFLGLQVISKVPPLLHTPLMSATNAISGISLVGSLVAAGAHYNPVSTVLGFIAVTAATINVVGGFMITDRMLKMFKKKDGKKP
- a CDS encoding ATP-grasp domain-containing protein translates to MDILIAGVSARGLVESAIRSGLHHRIVAVDYFGDFDLGLLCTHRSIKNDLNLSYEAHHLITASSCLAWGALAYVANLENYPSVVEVMAGGKPILGNSPAVLSSVRDPAGFFGFLTRAAIPAPKIAFDPSRLNFDSDTLWLRKPLQSGGGHGIALHLPGDHLEDGFFLQEYLDGLPCGAVFAADGWDACLLGISEQLIGRTEFGADGFRYCGSILGSLGTGQTEWGDLVDRVRQVVRAITREFHLVGVNGIDFILKGKTVYPLEINPRYTASMELVEQAYGLNIFTIHLDACQGRLPDFDLLACPDAGCFGKAILFASQALIFHDPRWWFDQGARDLPYAGEQIMRGKPVCTVFSRGQSRSECLDRLTRAAVEIEWTCLHATTPGRQ
- a CDS encoding NAD(P)(+) transhydrogenase (Re/Si-specific) subunit beta, with product MSATLIQLTYFAASALFILGLKALGSPETARRGNILAAAGMFLAIVGTLVHQDIVSYEWIIVGMVIGSAIGAVMAIFMPMTAMPERIALSHAFGGLAAAFVGVSEYYRQGAEMELIHTVPVGFEVIFGALTFTGSLMAFGKLSGWVTQVPVTYKFQNQSNLSLFGIVLALYIAWLFTPAYPVLFYIMMGLAFLIGVLMVLPIGGADMPVVICLLNSYAGLAASATGFVLSNNILIIAGSLDGASGFILSMMMSKAMNRSFSNVLFGAFGAVAETAAPGTTTAVGSVNEGTVDDAATVLRNAQRVIVVPGYGMAVSQAQHALRELADLLDSDGTTVKYAIHPVAGRMPGHMNVLLAEANVPYDQIFDLEDINDEFSKTDAVIVIGANDVVNPAAKTNSSSPIYGMPVLNVEEARTVIVLKRSMSAGFAGIDNELFALPNTMMVFGDAKQTVTKMVQALKN